From Deltaproteobacteria bacterium, one genomic window encodes:
- a CDS encoding type II toxin-antitoxin system VapC family toxin has translation MRVLLDTHALLWWLDGDRRLSRRARNVIADDDNAVLVSAASAWEISTKVRLGKLPGAIEVAAEFPTILRGQNFEPLSIAIVHALRAGNLPGPHRDPFDRMLIAQAQDEDLALVSNERVFDAYGVRRVW, from the coding sequence GTGCGCGTCCTGCTTGATACGCACGCCCTGCTCTGGTGGCTCGACGGTGATCGACGTTTGAGCCGGCGCGCACGCAACGTGATCGCCGACGACGACAACGCCGTCCTGGTCAGTGCCGCCTCGGCCTGGGAGATCTCGACGAAGGTGCGGTTGGGCAAACTCCCGGGCGCGATCGAGGTCGCCGCCGAGTTCCCCACGATCTTGCGGGGGCAGAATTTCGAGCCCTTGTCGATCGCCATCGTCCACGCCCTGAGAGCCGGGAATCTGCCCGGGCCGCATCGAGACCCGTTTGACCGCATGCTGATCGCCCAGGCGCAAGATGAAGACCTGGCACTGGTGAGCAACGAACGGGTCTTCGACGCGTACGGCGTTCGACGGGTCTGGTGA
- a CDS encoding type II toxin-antitoxin system Phd/YefM family antitoxin, with product MKVVTIHAAKTNLSRLIEEVTGGEHVVIARGKDPVARLVPIKPQKKGRVFGAMRGRAKVDHRFFEPLPDKEIEAWER from the coding sequence ATGAAGGTGGTGACGATTCACGCGGCGAAGACCAACCTTTCACGCCTGATCGAGGAAGTGACCGGCGGTGAGCACGTCGTGATCGCGCGCGGCAAGGACCCAGTGGCGCGGCTCGTGCCCATCAAGCCGCAGAAGAAGGGCCGGGTGTTCGGCGCCATGCGCGGACGCGCCAAGGTTGACCACCGCTTCTTTGAGCCCCTGCCCGATAAGGAAATCGAAGCCTGGGAGCGTTGA
- a CDS encoding AAA family ATPase: protein MRCPHCTRDNPNDAAFCSGCGRPFARSCSSCGRENVGDSRFCNGCGAALVAASDKLKAPSQTLTPNPVTPNPLSYTPKHLADKILQSKSALEGERKQVTVLFADVKGSMELAEQLDPEEWHRILERFFEILTEGVHRFEGTVNQYTGDGIMALFGAPIAHEDHAQRACYTALHLRDTLKTYADALRVEHGLNFSVRMGINSGDVVVGKIGDDLRMDYTAQGLTVGLAQRMEALAEAGKAMLAGSTIDIVHGYFALRDLGTMKIKGVDTPVRVAELEGVGQMRTRLDRSRARGLSKFVGRDDEMNRLETALRRALDGDGQVVGVMAEAGSGKSRLCYEFLERCRSRGIVVHSSTGVPHGNAVPLQPALELYREIYGITPEDTDVQARQKIAGSVAQMAPEELGSLPLLYDFMRVPDPAQPAPDLAPDERLRALMSLLRRGTAARSRREPAVLVFEDLHWIDPDTEAVVEGIVDAAAGTRTLVLLNFRPEYRASWVGRTHYQHIALRPLDAAAAGALLSDWLGSDPSLARFVALVCACTGGNPFFMEEVVQAQIESGGLVGVRGHFRLQQPIESIDVPTSVQSLLAARIDRLEEATKRLLQTAAVIGDEVVEAVLERVAGLDSDTLRGGVRQLVQSEFLYEAALYPRSEYAFKHPLTREVAYASLLRERRRALHAAVATALEILAGAAVDQRALLLAHHWEQAGRNLEAARWQAHTAARLGSNAGEAVVHWRKVTELLAEERESPEARALLGQARARLVYAAGRSAAPEAEVAQLFAEARRELGDADSRDLTWALNSYAVVRNGAGAVEEAQRLNVEAMEMARRLDDAALIVASETCRSIIYFSTEFPDEYTRITAEIERLCATDHSLGEDVIGWRAWATVRTLGINTLFRRGAGGEVDARLGEMRLRVGESRNAVEQVMLHSISATVRSKRGDVTAAIEHARQTLEWATQSQNMMLRVVGHVTRGSALLSAGRLDEALEQVDQALVLAIDRAISKPFAAAPGLPLLAEIQLRRGDIGAARAAAERGIELARAMGYRHAEANNLIALARSLVAGGDDAGAETTLAQASELATALDARDLLARIEEARAELARHRKDDISCERALREAARRHRDNGEEWLATQAEARIGA, encoded by the coding sequence ATGCGCTGCCCCCACTGTACCCGTGACAACCCAAACGATGCCGCGTTCTGCAGCGGATGCGGCCGCCCGTTCGCGCGGTCCTGTTCGTCCTGCGGCCGCGAGAATGTCGGCGACAGCCGCTTCTGCAATGGCTGCGGCGCCGCGTTGGTAGCTGCAAGCGACAAGCTGAAAGCTCCAAGCCAGACCCTAACCCCCAACCCCGTAACCCCTAACCCCCTGTCGTACACGCCCAAGCACCTCGCCGACAAAATCCTGCAATCGAAGTCCGCGCTCGAAGGCGAACGCAAGCAGGTAACCGTTCTCTTCGCCGACGTGAAGGGCTCGATGGAGCTGGCCGAGCAACTCGATCCGGAGGAGTGGCACCGCATTCTCGAACGCTTCTTCGAGATCCTTACCGAAGGCGTCCATCGCTTTGAAGGCACGGTGAACCAATACACCGGCGATGGCATCATGGCGCTCTTCGGCGCGCCGATCGCGCACGAAGATCACGCGCAGCGCGCGTGCTACACCGCGCTGCACTTGCGCGACACACTGAAAACTTACGCCGATGCGCTGCGCGTCGAGCACGGCCTTAACTTCTCGGTGCGCATGGGCATCAATTCGGGCGACGTCGTCGTCGGTAAAATTGGCGACGATTTGCGCATGGACTACACCGCGCAAGGGCTCACGGTCGGGCTGGCCCAGCGCATGGAAGCGCTCGCCGAGGCCGGCAAAGCGATGCTCGCCGGGTCGACGATCGATATCGTCCACGGCTACTTCGCGCTACGCGATCTCGGCACGATGAAGATCAAGGGTGTCGACACGCCGGTGCGCGTGGCCGAGCTCGAGGGCGTCGGCCAGATGCGCACACGGCTCGATCGCTCGCGCGCGCGCGGGCTGTCGAAATTCGTCGGCCGCGACGACGAGATGAACCGTCTCGAGACCGCGCTACGTCGTGCCCTCGACGGCGACGGGCAGGTGGTCGGCGTGATGGCCGAAGCCGGCTCCGGCAAATCGCGGCTGTGCTACGAGTTCCTCGAACGCTGTCGCTCGCGCGGCATCGTCGTACACAGCAGCACCGGCGTGCCGCACGGCAACGCCGTCCCACTCCAGCCGGCGCTCGAGCTGTACCGCGAGATCTACGGGATCACCCCCGAGGACACCGACGTGCAGGCACGCCAGAAGATCGCCGGCAGCGTCGCGCAGATGGCGCCCGAGGAGCTCGGATCGCTGCCGTTACTCTACGACTTCATGCGCGTGCCCGACCCGGCGCAGCCGGCCCCCGACCTGGCGCCCGACGAACGGCTGCGCGCGCTGATGTCACTGCTGCGCCGGGGCACGGCGGCGCGCAGCCGCCGCGAGCCGGCAGTGCTCGTCTTCGAGGATCTCCATTGGATCGACCCCGACACCGAGGCCGTTGTCGAGGGCATCGTCGATGCGGCGGCAGGCACGCGCACGCTCGTGCTGCTCAACTTCCGTCCCGAGTACCGCGCGAGCTGGGTGGGGCGCACGCACTACCAGCACATCGCCCTGCGCCCACTCGACGCGGCCGCCGCCGGTGCGTTGCTCAGCGATTGGCTCGGCAGCGACCCCTCGCTCGCGCGCTTCGTCGCATTGGTGTGCGCCTGCACCGGCGGCAACCCTTTCTTCATGGAGGAAGTGGTGCAAGCCCAGATCGAATCGGGTGGGCTCGTCGGCGTGCGCGGACACTTCCGCCTGCAGCAGCCGATCGAGAGCATCGACGTGCCGACGAGCGTGCAGAGCCTGCTGGCGGCCCGTATCGATCGACTTGAAGAAGCGACCAAACGCCTCTTGCAAACCGCGGCGGTGATCGGCGACGAAGTGGTTGAAGCAGTGCTCGAACGAGTCGCCGGGCTCGACAGCGACACGCTGCGCGGCGGCGTGCGCCAGTTGGTGCAGAGCGAGTTTCTCTACGAGGCCGCGCTCTATCCGCGCAGCGAATACGCCTTCAAGCACCCGCTGACGCGCGAGGTCGCCTACGCCTCGCTGCTGCGGGAACGGCGGCGCGCGCTGCACGCGGCCGTGGCCACGGCACTCGAAATCCTCGCCGGCGCGGCGGTGGATCAACGCGCGCTCCTGCTCGCCCACCACTGGGAGCAGGCGGGGCGCAACCTCGAAGCCGCGCGCTGGCAGGCGCACACGGCGGCGCGGCTGGGCTCGAATGCCGGTGAAGCCGTCGTCCACTGGCGCAAAGTGACGGAGCTGCTCGCCGAGGAGCGCGAATCACCGGAAGCACGCGCGTTGCTCGGCCAGGCGCGCGCCCGGCTAGTGTATGCCGCCGGACGCAGCGCCGCGCCCGAGGCGGAGGTGGCGCAACTGTTCGCGGAGGCGCGCCGCGAGTTGGGGGACGCCGATTCGCGCGATCTCACCTGGGCGCTCAACAGCTACGCCGTGGTACGCAACGGCGCCGGCGCGGTCGAAGAGGCCCAGCGTTTGAACGTCGAGGCGATGGAGATGGCGCGGCGCCTCGACGACGCCGCTCTCATCGTCGCGAGCGAGACGTGCCGGAGCATCATCTATTTCTCGACGGAGTTTCCCGACGAATACACCCGCATCACCGCCGAGATCGAACGCTTGTGCGCCACCGATCACTCGCTCGGCGAGGACGTCATTGGCTGGCGGGCATGGGCCACCGTGCGCACGCTCGGCATCAACACGCTCTTCCGGCGCGGCGCCGGTGGCGAGGTGGACGCGCGGCTGGGGGAGATGCGTCTTCGGGTCGGCGAGAGCCGCAACGCGGTCGAGCAAGTGATGCTGCATTCCATCTCCGCCACCGTGCGGAGCAAACGCGGCGACGTGACTGCCGCCATCGAGCACGCACGGCAAACGCTCGAATGGGCGACGCAGTCGCAAAATATGATGCTGCGAGTGGTCGGGCACGTCACACGGGGCTCGGCACTGCTCAGTGCCGGGCGACTCGACGAGGCGCTCGAGCAAGTCGACCAAGCACTGGTGCTGGCGATTGATCGCGCCATATCGAAACCGTTCGCGGCTGCGCCTGGCCTGCCGCTGCTCGCCGAGATCCAACTCCGCCGCGGCGACATCGGCGCGGCGCGCGCCGCCGCCGAGCGCGGCATCGAGTTGGCCCGCGCGATGGGATACCGGCACGCCGAAGCGAACAACTTGATCGCGCTGGCGCGGTCGCTGGTTGCCGGCGGGGACGACGCTGGCGCGGAGACCACGCTCGCCCAGGCGTCGGAGCTGGCGACGGCGCTGGACGCGCGCGACTTGTTGGCGCGCATCGAGGAAGCGCGCGCCGAGCTGGCGCGGCACCGCAAAGACGACATCAGTTGCGAACGCGCGCTGCGCGAAGCCGCACGCCGGCACCGCGACAACGGCGAGGAATGGCTGGCGACGCAGGCCGAAGCGAGAATCGGCGCGTGA
- a CDS encoding thioesterase family protein — MSDAIFFRDGERFVPTDSARGPWSRDAQHGGPPSALLARAVEGFADGDRMFVARLTIELLRPVPLVPLTIRERLLRPGKKVQLIEASLCTAEVEVARCTALRIRRADVPLPSGLPTVALPPGPEAGITSAPRAAESGDEAFHSHAVEHRFVAGGFDRPGPATDWIRLRVPLVQGEPTSPLCRVAAAADFGNGVSSVLNPAEGYLFINPDLTIYLDRYPEGEWVCLDAVTYVQPHGVGWAESLLFDERGPIGRAAQSLLIEKLSA, encoded by the coding sequence ATGAGTGACGCCATCTTTTTTCGCGACGGGGAGCGCTTCGTTCCCACCGACTCGGCGCGCGGCCCGTGGAGTCGTGACGCGCAACATGGCGGACCGCCGTCGGCGCTGCTGGCGCGCGCGGTCGAGGGCTTCGCGGACGGCGACCGGATGTTCGTGGCGCGGCTGACGATCGAGCTGTTGCGACCGGTTCCGCTCGTGCCGTTGACGATACGCGAACGTCTCCTCCGGCCGGGAAAGAAGGTGCAACTGATCGAGGCGTCGTTGTGCACGGCGGAGGTCGAAGTGGCGCGCTGCACCGCGTTGCGGATTCGCCGCGCCGATGTCCCCCTGCCTTCGGGCTTGCCGACGGTGGCGTTGCCACCCGGACCGGAGGCGGGGATAACCAGCGCGCCACGCGCGGCGGAGTCCGGCGACGAAGCCTTTCACAGTCATGCGGTGGAGCATCGATTTGTCGCCGGCGGGTTCGATCGGCCCGGACCCGCCACCGATTGGATCCGCCTGCGCGTGCCGCTCGTTCAGGGTGAACCGACGTCACCGCTCTGTCGCGTGGCGGCAGCCGCCGACTTCGGTAATGGCGTCAGCTCAGTGCTGAACCCGGCCGAGGGCTACCTCTTCATCAACCCCGACCTCACCATCTATCTCGATCGCTACCCCGAAGGGGAATGGGTCTGCCTCGACGCGGTGACCTACGTCCAACCTCACGGCGTCGGTTGGGCCGAGAGCCTCCTCTTCGACGAACGCGGGCCGATCGGGCGCGCGGCGCAATCGCTGCTCATCGAAAAGCTCTCGGCGTGA